A window from Bdellovibrionota bacterium encodes these proteins:
- a CDS encoding phosphoglucomutase/phosphomannomutase family protein, whose protein sequence is MTQIPEIKFGTDGWRALIARDFTFETVTRVAHAVAAALHESAPDKKRMIVGHDRRFLSREFAQTVATVYANEGYEVLLAPSFLPTPALSWAAKNEPGVVGATVITASHNPAAWNGFKFKEPFGGSAHPKTTKAFETKIAELGAKSFAAPTSEDFDRAAKSGKIRTYQPLEQYLEAVKKLIDLDRIRKAKLRVGLDVMHGAASGHLASLLRSNGVEVTELHGEDNPGFRGVPPEPIEKNLMELCAAVAKNDWACGLATDGDADRLGAVDEDGSYFSTQQILSVAYWHMLQNRKKKWSIARSVSTTRMVDLVAKRAGQKCFETPVGFKFIAEKMVNGEAQIGGEESGGIGIIDHLPERDGLLTALLLLELVATAGKGLRAVYDDLCKAERPYYFTRNDIHLTVEQARSVVRRLTENPPDRWQGRPVETLSKLDGFKFYLRDGSWILIRPSGTEPIFRIYAEAESLPASEQLTAEAKKFVETI, encoded by the coding sequence ATGACGCAAATCCCTGAAATCAAATTTGGAACGGACGGCTGGCGGGCCTTGATCGCCCGTGATTTCACGTTTGAAACGGTCACGCGGGTGGCGCACGCAGTCGCCGCCGCACTGCACGAGAGCGCTCCGGACAAAAAACGAATGATCGTCGGCCATGACCGGCGATTCCTCTCTCGGGAGTTCGCCCAGACGGTCGCCACAGTTTATGCGAACGAAGGCTACGAGGTTCTCCTCGCCCCCTCCTTCCTTCCCACGCCGGCTCTCTCATGGGCGGCGAAAAACGAACCGGGCGTCGTGGGCGCCACGGTCATTACGGCCAGCCACAATCCCGCCGCGTGGAACGGCTTCAAGTTCAAAGAACCGTTCGGAGGATCAGCGCATCCCAAAACGACGAAAGCGTTTGAAACGAAGATCGCGGAACTTGGTGCAAAATCGTTTGCGGCTCCCACTTCCGAGGATTTCGACCGGGCGGCGAAGAGCGGAAAGATCCGAACGTATCAACCGCTCGAACAATACCTTGAAGCCGTGAAAAAACTGATCGACCTCGATCGAATTCGAAAAGCGAAGCTTCGCGTCGGCCTCGATGTCATGCACGGAGCCGCCTCCGGACACCTGGCTTCCTTACTCCGCTCCAACGGCGTGGAAGTGACCGAATTGCATGGTGAAGACAATCCGGGATTCCGGGGCGTCCCTCCCGAACCGATCGAAAAAAATCTCATGGAGCTATGCGCCGCAGTCGCAAAGAATGACTGGGCATGCGGCCTCGCCACAGACGGCGACGCCGACCGGCTGGGCGCCGTGGACGAAGACGGGAGCTACTTTTCCACGCAACAGATTCTATCGGTCGCCTATTGGCACATGCTGCAGAATCGAAAAAAGAAGTGGTCGATCGCGCGGAGCGTTTCGACGACCCGCATGGTCGACCTCGTCGCAAAACGCGCGGGACAGAAATGTTTCGAAACTCCGGTCGGATTTAAGTTCATTGCGGAAAAGATGGTGAATGGGGAGGCCCAGATCGGGGGTGAAGAGTCGGGGGGAATCGGAATCATCGACCACCTCCCCGAACGAGACGGCCTTCTCACCGCACTCCTTTTGTTGGAACTGGTCGCGACGGCGGGAAAGGGCCTTCGGGCGGTTTACGACGATCTCTGCAAGGCCGAGCGTCCGTATTATTTCACGCGCAACGACATTCATCTGACGGTGGAACAGGCCAGGTCGGTTGTTCGCCGTTTAACCGAAAATCCGCCCGACCGCTGGCAGGGCCGACCGGTCGAGACGCTTTCGAAACTCGACGGCTTTAAGTTCTATCTTCGGGATGGAAGCTGGATTTTGATCCGTCCCTCCGGGACCGAGCCGATCTTTCGAATTTACGCGGAGGCCGAATCGCTCCCCGCCAGCGAACAGCTAACCGCCGAAGCGAAGAAGTTTGTCGAAACAATTTGA
- the pdxA gene encoding 4-hydroxythreonine-4-phosphate dehydrogenase PdxA: protein MSRRIGITLGEPAGIGPELVVRTLGKNVWPDVSFSVYGSPALLESTARALHIDPFWNVSNNPPQNGGITLIPTGPDFSEARNDERSKPLRAEAVLAMLDRAFDDCLNGLLSALVTAPVDKSVVRCVRPDFTGHTEYLAERAGGVHPVMMMDNSEIRVVLVTNHLALRDVSKTVTSELLEKTIRVTVTSLRNMFGIEKPKVAVAGLNPHAGEIVTDSEEESIFKPVIQKLRSDGWAIEGPFSADTLFPLARNGRWDVILSPYHDQALVAAKYPGLDKVVNITLGLPILRVSPGHGVAYDLAGRDEADVRSFERALRIASAKRLVP from the coding sequence GTGAGCCGACGGATCGGCATCACCCTTGGCGAACCCGCCGGCATTGGGCCGGAGCTGGTCGTTCGAACCCTCGGAAAGAACGTCTGGCCCGATGTTTCGTTTTCCGTATACGGCAGCCCTGCTCTTCTTGAATCGACGGCTCGCGCGCTCCATATCGATCCGTTCTGGAATGTATCGAACAATCCTCCGCAAAATGGGGGCATTACACTGATACCCACGGGACCGGATTTCTCGGAAGCCCGGAACGATGAACGCTCAAAGCCGCTTCGGGCGGAAGCCGTTCTGGCCATGCTGGATCGGGCTTTCGACGATTGCCTGAACGGTTTGCTCTCCGCTCTGGTCACAGCGCCGGTCGACAAGTCGGTGGTTCGGTGCGTGCGGCCCGACTTCACCGGCCACACCGAATATCTCGCGGAACGCGCGGGAGGCGTCCACCCCGTCATGATGATGGATAATTCCGAAATTCGCGTGGTGCTGGTCACGAATCATCTTGCGCTGCGCGATGTTTCAAAAACCGTCACATCCGAATTGCTGGAGAAGACCATTCGGGTCACCGTCACGTCGCTCCGGAATATGTTCGGGATCGAAAAGCCGAAGGTGGCCGTGGCGGGGCTCAATCCGCACGCAGGCGAAATCGTAACGGACAGTGAGGAAGAATCGATCTTCAAACCGGTGATTCAAAAACTGCGCTCGGACGGATGGGCCATTGAGGGACCGTTCTCCGCGGACACGCTCTTTCCGCTGGCCAGGAACGGCCGATGGGATGTTATTCTGTCGCCGTATCACGATCAGGCGCTGGTCGCCGCCAAATATCCGGGCCTCGACAAGGTCGTGAACATTACACTGGGGCTGCCGATTCTTCGGGTTTCGCCCGGCCACGGCGTGGCGTATGATCTGGCCGGCCGAGACGAGGCGGATGTTCGAAGCTTTGAACGGGCTCTGCGAATCGCGTCGGCGAAGAGATTGGTGCCGTAA
- a CDS encoding SurA N-terminal domain-containing protein — translation MSFWLKLIRTSLFGTALISSTVWSAERRAAAPTQTPTSGTIERVVAVVNGKAILLSELEEMETKVKSELTQQKKTDSIGQPSDFRKRTLDQMINDQLISAEIESRGLSANDSMLDAAIADNMRLNGIKNMDELKRALQGEGLTLEEYRSSLKKLIENRNLMSFIARNRVQITERDVEAALQRKLSNTNARWQSRVRMIFKKKNPKVNVEHKMEEFRKQIEAGIPFERVANRETEGPGKGEGGDIGLVQPSDLQPELGEVVATLRPNEISRVIPTEQGFYLLQCVTRVQATAAPAERMKDEVRAELTKLETERQFDAFVRSLREKAQVEVLL, via the coding sequence ATGTCCTTCTGGCTGAAATTAATTAGAACCTCTCTCTTTGGAACGGCGCTGATTTCGTCGACGGTCTGGTCGGCCGAACGTCGCGCAGCCGCGCCAACCCAGACTCCCACTTCGGGAACGATCGAACGCGTCGTGGCCGTCGTCAACGGCAAGGCGATCTTGTTGTCCGAACTGGAAGAGATGGAGACCAAGGTCAAGTCGGAACTGACGCAGCAAAAAAAGACCGACAGCATCGGCCAACCGTCCGATTTTCGAAAAAGGACCCTGGACCAAATGATCAACGATCAGCTCATTTCGGCGGAGATTGAATCGCGGGGTCTCTCGGCCAACGATTCCATGTTGGACGCCGCGATCGCGGACAACATGCGGTTGAACGGCATCAAGAATATGGACGAACTCAAACGCGCACTCCAAGGCGAAGGATTGACGTTGGAAGAATACCGTTCGTCGCTGAAAAAACTGATCGAGAACCGGAATTTGATGTCCTTCATCGCCCGCAACCGGGTTCAAATCACCGAACGTGATGTCGAGGCGGCGCTGCAACGTAAGCTCAGCAACACAAATGCCCGGTGGCAATCGCGCGTCCGAATGATTTTCAAAAAAAAGAACCCGAAAGTGAACGTCGAACACAAGATGGAAGAGTTCCGAAAACAGATTGAAGCGGGGATTCCGTTTGAACGGGTCGCCAACCGGGAAACCGAAGGGCCCGGAAAGGGCGAAGGGGGAGATATCGGCTTGGTCCAACCGTCGGATCTTCAACCGGAACTGGGGGAAGTCGTGGCCACGCTCCGGCCGAATGAGATCTCTCGGGTCATTCCGACCGAGCAGGGGTTCTATCTTTTGCAGTGTGTGACCCGTGTTCAGGCCACGGCGGCGCCGGCGGAACGGATGAAAGACGAAGTGCGCGCCGAATTGACGAAGCTGGAAACCGAGCGCCAGTTCGACGCCTTTGTACGGAGCTTGAGGGAGAAAGCGCAGGTCGAGGTGTTGTTGTGA